The window ATGAGGGTTTTTTTCATATAAAGAGGACAGCCAATAGAGAGGGGAAGGATTGTGGCTCACAATACTTTGATAAAGATACAGCAGGTAATTGTCTTGATCTTATAGAGTTTCTGCTCAACCGATGATTAAACTCCCTTGTTGTCTGGCTTCATGAGTGGGTTTTAtactcttttttccccccttttttgcAATTACTAATGCTCCAAAGCCTCTTCTCATCAACACATCAACTACTTCTTAAATGAAGCAGTAAATGCCACTCAGGGCACATCCATTTTCAGTACCAAAAAACATTCTAAAGCATGACAAGTGCCAGGTACCGCGATGAATGTCACAGTAAGTCACTGGGTGCCGGAGGATGTTATAATTCACTCCGACACTGAAGACCTACAGGTTACAGACCTCTTCAGAAACAGCTCAAGGTAGACATATTGCATTCTCTCGGGGATAGTAGAGGGGCTGActggaaacacaagggcaaaTAAGTGTGTAAATAATGCACACATCATTTCAGCAGCAATGTGAAGAGATAACTACAGAAAGGTTTCAATTGCGTTCACATTGAGCCTCAAATCCTGCTTGTATTACATGATATGATAAGAGCTTTCTGGTTTCAAAGGCTTGTGATGTAAGAGCCAACACCAAAACAGATGTCTTGCACATATTAGTCCCTACctacatataaaataatgcTTCTTTTACTGTCATTTGCTTTATAAGTAACCTCCATATATTCCCAAACAAGGAGGTTGGTTTTAGGACTTTCTGAAACCAACAACAGCTCctattttaattgaaaatgtatgtatttatcgTTTAGTGTGCAGGCACTGTTTTTGATGTTGATGGACCTACATGCTTGTGGAAAAAACAATACTCTCGGCACATTTATTAATGCAACTTGCTCTCTCAAAGTTTTTTCAAGATGCATATTCGGCactttgtgtttcatgtgtgcGTTTTCTCAAATGCAGATCCAAAGACTCATTTCAATTATATGCAAATCTAGTGGACAATAAAGTCATCTGAAATCAAAAACCAgccaaaaaaagcaaaagtgtTGGAAAATACTTCTTGCATCTGCACTTCAGATACAAACAAAACTAACATTTCCTTACATTATGTCTACAGCTTTGTCTCTAGCTTTGAAAAATGCATTATAGCAACCGTGACTTCTTTGCTGTAGATAAAAGCATAATCCTaaagaagcattttaaaaacGTTTCTTTCCATTCTTATAAATAAACCAAGTATCTTCAATTCAAGTTTTatctttttctaaaacacattGCAGTTTATCTTTCAAGCAGCAATCTGTTCTGGCCCTGTGCTGTAAGGAGCTCCGTGCTCCTGGCCGGCAGAGTTTTGGGCACAAGCTGTTGACTCATTCGGATGTTTTGGCTCTTCTGTTTACACGAGTAAATCCCCATGCTGGAGTCTGTATGTCAGCCTTCCGCTCCATGCTGGCCCTGTCACCCCCTCTTTTATACAGCACaggaaacacaacataaaaccAGGGCCTTGTTCCCCAGTTACATCCTTTCAACCCAAAACTAGTTTCTGTATTTCCAGTTAAGTaatccatctctttttttcctctttgttaCTAACAGTCTCAAGACAACCCTGCAGAAAAAGCTTTCCGGTGACTGTGTCGACCTGTCAGGCATCCCCCTATCCACCCGTGATGTCCGCCAAGTCTTCTTCTACCTCCAAAACAACCGAGACAGCGTTGTTGGTGTTGATATTAGCTTCACCGACCTCCAGGACGAGAACCTGAAGattctcctgcctctgctcgcCGTGATGCCCAAACTCAGCACCTTGGCTCTGAACGGTAACCGCCTAACCCTGGTCATCCTCAAAGACCTCACAGAGATGCTCAAAGACCCCAAGATGTTCTCCAGCCTGGCCTGGATCGACCTTGGCAACAACGTTGATATTTTCACCATGCCGCAGCCGCTGCTGGTGGCGTTGCGTCGGCGCTGCAGCCTCAAGAGCAGTCTACCTACTATCTACGAGTACACAGAGGGGCAACCATACTCCTACCACCTGGAGACCTCCATCGAGGAGCCCAGCCActatgaggaggaagaggaggaggtggaagaggaagaCGAGGATGACAAATTTGAGCTGGAGCCGTGGAGTTTAGGGGAGAAGCAGCTCTCCAAAGACTTCACTCTCCACTACTGTGAGAGGTGATGGGGTTATCCCACTCCGAGGCTCTTTCAACGGGGGTTGAAATGCGTCCCACAGCACTCTGTTACCTCCTTTGCCCTCTCGCCCTCACACCACGAGCCCTGTCACCCTTCGAGGCACAAGGGAGACATGTACCCACATTGTGAACTTCTCGTCCCGACACGGCTACCAAGCTATCCCTAACCATCTCTGAGTTAACGCACACAAGAAGAAAGTGACGACGGTGGACTTACTGTGTTGGTGGATGGTGCTCTTGGGAACAAGGTGCGGTTTCATTGGAGGGGGGCTGGAAGAGTTAATGAAGCggtgtgctctctctctctttctctctctatctctctctctctctctctctctctctccctctctctccctctctttctctctctgatagTGAGGAGCGAAACCCAAGGAGATTTAGTTCAGTTGGTTGTATGGATGAGCAGCATCCCGGCGGTGGCTAAAAGTGGAGCTGGAGTTAGTTTGGAAACAGAGGGTCGCTGTGGTCTCTCGACCAGGACTGAGGCTATCTCTGGCAGGCAGAGCCTAGCTCCACATTGTGTGTTCTCTGTTAATCTCTCAACAAAAGCTATGACACAAGTTCAACAGACTATACAGCCGACGACCTGTCACGTGACACCGGCAAAACTGCTATGTCAAGACTTTTCGCGTATTCCCCCCCTTTCCAAATGTCCACTTGTGAATACCCACGCAGCCCTTGTGTTGATGTAAATGAGGACACAAAACATGGTTCTCTTGTGTTTCCACGGGCTATCTTTGTGCACTTTTGGTGAACAAAGCAATCTTAGAAGACAACAGGTAGGACTCAACAATGGATAGCTGTCACTGATTGTTTTTGTACTAGCTTAAATGCTGATATTGGTCATTACTGAGCTGTTGTAGCCATCACCACAGTGTTTTCAGTGCGTTTATGACACCACAGCTAGTCTGAGTGGTGCTGTTGGTCCTACTGCCATTTGTCTCTACAAATATGTAGTCATTTCCATTTATTGACACCGTACTTCAGTGGCCCTGTGTTTCTTATGAGACACAAGCATGACTGTTAAATATCGGTTATAGTCCGTTTACCTAGCACATAATGATAAAGTTAGACTGACTGAAAGCACTTTAAGGAGacgtttttctttatatttctgtttctcCATAGCATAACCTCTGTGTACCTTGTTTTTATGTTCGAAGCTGAACGCAAACCTCTTTTAAGGGTGAAATGATGACCAAATGGCTATTGATTGTTAGAATGATCATAGAAAAATCACCAgatatataataaatgtttaagtgtgtgttatatgtgtgtgtaacagtAAAATGTCTGATTACTGCTGtaattatttgtgttgttttggtgTTTCGTCTTTTGTCTGACtctgtaattataataatgactCTAATAAGGAAACTGACCTCCAGTTGTAAGCTTGCAGAGCAAACTGGAAAAAAGGGATGTGGCTGATGGGATTACACAATAAAACGGGAAGTAAATGCAGAACACTTTCAAGTTGaatgtttcatttgaatgatgGAACGCACTGTCCTTTGTTTagtattttatgtttctgtgtgtcaaaCTCTTCTTGTAGCCTGTGTGTACTTGTCTCATGCCAAACACTGACTGCCAATAAAAGAACCAATCCCAACTGAGAAGtatggatttgttttattttgcagatcTCCTcggggaaaaaaataagtgcATTAAAGTATCTGGGTCACAAGCAGAACCTGCAGCTTCTGAAAGAAACAGCTGAGGGTTTATTTTATGCAGATTAGTCTGAAAATAGATGAATAAAAGAGAAGGCTCAAAGCGTGCTGTTTTGGATTAGACGTTGGAAGTGATTTACTTGTTTGTGAGCTGGCAGatattttgcagatttttaatattaataaaacgtgcaataaataatacattattatatattatacgGTTAAGCTACCAGGTAGTATATATAGTAATTCAACTAAACCGTATCTTTACCTATTTTAACATAAA of the Eleginops maclovinus isolate JMC-PN-2008 ecotype Puerto Natales chromosome 12, JC_Emac_rtc_rv5, whole genome shotgun sequence genome contains:
- the lrrc75ba gene encoding leucine-rich repeat-containing protein 75B; the encoded protein is MGSRLSRQSSLDNENFSKKRRKLQESTGESERVSRSGGGDFLFALMLKSDKLPGMLRRTNHSPYIRRVAWIKEIQKLLRDRRIEQATDVLKLLRKDLGLEGTSLNDILYKNAAFLNLVDPISHELLLSLAREMQCPKKDADTIKSSDKICRQLIYHLTPHSKWLRQSMSRRKSQACLKTTLQKKLSGDCVDLSGIPLSTRDVRQVFFYLQNNRDSVVGVDISFTDLQDENLKILLPLLAVMPKLSTLALNGNRLTLVILKDLTEMLKDPKMFSSLAWIDLGNNVDIFTMPQPLLVALRRRCSLKSSLPTIYEYTEGQPYSYHLETSIEEPSHYEEEEEEVEEEDEDDKFELEPWSLGEKQLSKDFTLHYCER